One segment of Candidatus Micrarchaeum acidiphilum ARMAN-2 DNA contains the following:
- a CDS encoding Threonyl/alanyl tRNA synthetase SAD produces MVEKIYLKDAYVKDFEATVSSVDNQIVELDRTAFYPTGGGQPSDSGTISFGNSRYKVIEVSKSGDSVLHKMENAQGLEAGTQIEGHLDWEKRYMHMRLHTALHIIDGVVHKNLDGNITGGQIYDDRARMDFDVPGLDRQKVEKIIEAAQEIVDKRLTVSVKFMSKEEASAVPGIARTAPGEELMRKLDIIRIIDIEGFDFQLDGGTHVANTSEVGKIGIIKYENKGSHNKRIEIALL; encoded by the coding sequence ATGGTCGAGAAAATATATCTCAAAGATGCATACGTGAAGGACTTTGAGGCTACGGTATCTTCAGTTGACAACCAAATTGTCGAACTGGATAGGACAGCCTTTTATCCGACAGGGGGAGGACAGCCTTCTGATTCAGGGACTATCTCGTTTGGAAATAGCAGGTATAAGGTTATCGAAGTTTCAAAATCTGGAGACTCGGTGCTGCACAAAATGGAAAATGCGCAGGGGCTTGAGGCTGGCACGCAGATAGAGGGCCACCTAGATTGGGAAAAGAGGTATATGCACATGCGCCTTCATACAGCATTGCACATAATAGACGGAGTAGTGCACAAAAATTTGGATGGCAACATAACAGGAGGGCAGATTTATGACGATAGGGCGAGGATGGATTTTGATGTGCCCGGGCTTGACAGGCAGAAGGTGGAAAAAATAATCGAAGCTGCACAGGAGATTGTAGATAAGAGACTTACAGTGTCGGTAAAGTTTATGAGCAAGGAAGAGGCAAGCGCAGTGCCTGGGATAGCAAGAACGGCGCCCGGAGAGGAACTAATGCGCAAGCTTGACATAATAAGAATTATAGATATTGAGGGCTTTGACTTCCAGCTTGACGGAGGCACACACGTGGCCAATACTTCAGAAGTGGGCAAAATAGGTATAATCAAGTATGAAAACAAAGGATCGCACAACAAAAGGATTGAGATTGCGCTCCTTTGA
- a CDS encoding SUF system FeS assembly protein, NifU family — MSLDLYAEELISNYEHPHNKGKIDNPDAEMHEYNPVCGDDITIYIKVSDNKVKEVKFEGQGCAISMGTASMLTESIKGKSLSEISAMGFKDIVELIGVDPGPARLKCATISLKALQKAVQKIKH; from the coding sequence ATGTCTTTGGACCTATATGCGGAAGAACTCATATCAAATTACGAGCATCCGCACAACAAAGGCAAAATCGACAATCCAGATGCTGAAATGCACGAGTACAATCCGGTGTGCGGAGACGATATCACCATATACATAAAAGTGTCAGACAACAAAGTTAAGGAAGTAAAATTCGAAGGGCAGGGCTGCGCGATAAGCATGGGCACAGCCAGCATGCTTACCGAATCGATAAAGGGCAAGAGCCTGTCCGAGATATCGGCAATGGGGTTTAAGGATATCGTTGAGCTTATCGGCGTAGATCCAGGTCCAGCAAGGCTAAAATGTGCTACAATCTCATTGAAGGCGCTGCAGAAGGCCGTTCAAAAAATAAAGCATTAG
- a CDS encoding cysteine desulfurase, SufS subfamily, producing MDDTKTSLDVEAIKKDFPILSTKMSGKPLVYLDSAATSQKPMQVIDAITEYYKKYNANIHRGIYEIAEEATEKYEESKSKIAKMIGAESTENIIYVRNTTEALNLIALTWAEQNISEGDVILISEMEHHSNIVPWLLLSKRKKAKLEYIKVDRDTGLLNDESAKEKLENKPKLVSITYASNVLGTINDVKKISETAHKNGAMVVVDAAQAVPHMKVDVKGIDCDFMAFSGHKMLGPTGIGVLYGKKDILSATEPIMGGGDMIRSVSRYSCTWNDLPWKFEAGTSNIEGGIALGVAADYLNKIGINKIRSHEIELTGYALDRLSEQENVTVYGPGKNNLRSRAGVVSFSINGVHPHDVASIFNSEGIAIRAGHHCAMPLVTEVLGEPAVSRMSFYLYNSKEDVDKAMAAIEKVKQIFKIK from the coding sequence ATGGATGATACAAAAACGAGTTTGGACGTCGAAGCCATAAAGAAGGATTTTCCGATACTTTCAACAAAGATGTCTGGAAAACCCCTGGTATATCTAGACAGCGCTGCAACGTCGCAAAAGCCCATGCAGGTCATAGATGCGATAACTGAATATTATAAAAAATACAACGCCAACATACACCGCGGAATATACGAAATAGCTGAAGAGGCAACCGAAAAGTACGAGGAATCAAAATCCAAAATTGCAAAAATGATTGGTGCGGAATCAACTGAAAACATAATATACGTGCGCAATACCACCGAGGCCCTAAATCTCATCGCCCTCACATGGGCAGAGCAAAACATATCCGAAGGGGATGTGATACTAATATCTGAAATGGAACATCACAGCAACATAGTTCCGTGGCTTCTGCTCTCCAAAAGGAAAAAAGCAAAGCTGGAATATATAAAGGTGGACAGGGACACAGGCCTGCTAAACGATGAGAGCGCCAAAGAGAAGCTAGAAAACAAACCAAAACTCGTTTCAATAACATATGCATCAAACGTCCTTGGCACGATAAATGATGTCAAGAAAATATCCGAGACTGCGCACAAGAACGGTGCAATGGTCGTGGTGGATGCAGCTCAGGCAGTGCCTCACATGAAAGTTGACGTAAAGGGCATAGACTGCGACTTTATGGCATTTTCAGGTCACAAAATGCTCGGCCCTACAGGAATAGGTGTTCTGTACGGGAAAAAAGACATTCTGAGCGCAACGGAGCCCATAATGGGCGGCGGAGACATGATAAGAAGCGTAAGTCGTTACTCGTGCACATGGAACGATCTCCCATGGAAATTCGAAGCCGGAACCTCAAACATAGAGGGCGGTATAGCGCTGGGGGTCGCTGCAGACTATCTGAATAAAATCGGCATCAATAAAATAAGGAGTCACGAAATCGAGCTTACTGGATATGCGCTGGACAGGCTTTCGGAGCAGGAAAATGTTACTGTATATGGTCCTGGCAAAAATAACCTTCGCAGCCGGGCTGGGGTCGTATCATTCTCTATAAATGGCGTGCACCCGCACGATGTAGCCAGCATATTCAACAGCGAAGGCATAGCAATCAGGGCAGGACACCACTGTGCTATGCCACTTGTTACCGAAGTCCTTGGCGAGCCTGCCGTATCGCGCATGAGTTTTTATTTGTATAACAGCAAAGAAGATGTGGATAAGGCCATGGCTGCAATCGAAAAGGTAAAACAGATATTCAAAATAAAATGA
- a CDS encoding FeS assembly ATPase SufC, protein MILEINDLKVSAGEKEILKGINLKIKSGEFHVLMGPNGSGKSTLAKTIMGHPGLKITGGNILVDGESIVSLPPENRAKLGLFLQFQNPVEIDGVGFINFLKSALDSTSESTTNIKGLISEVNKYTESLKFDKGVMGRTLNKGLSGGEKKKAEILQMAVLKPKIALLDEPDSGLDIDAIKVVAQNINEISKAQKTGLLVITHYSRILDYMEPQFVHVINDGKIVAEGGKELVAKLEKTGYGEIV, encoded by the coding sequence ATGATATTGGAAATAAATGACTTGAAAGTGAGTGCAGGTGAAAAGGAGATACTGAAAGGTATAAACCTAAAGATAAAAAGCGGCGAGTTCCACGTATTGATGGGCCCGAACGGATCTGGAAAGAGCACCCTCGCAAAAACAATAATGGGGCATCCCGGCCTCAAGATAACCGGAGGAAACATTCTTGTAGACGGCGAAAGCATAGTCTCGCTTCCTCCAGAAAATCGCGCCAAGCTCGGCCTGTTTCTGCAATTTCAAAATCCCGTTGAAATAGACGGAGTCGGCTTTATAAACTTCCTCAAGTCCGCTCTGGATTCAACGTCCGAGTCCACCACAAACATAAAGGGGCTCATAAGCGAAGTAAATAAATATACCGAATCCCTGAAATTTGACAAGGGTGTAATGGGCAGGACCCTAAACAAAGGCCTTTCCGGAGGAGAAAAGAAAAAGGCAGAGATACTGCAAATGGCTGTGCTCAAGCCAAAAATAGCCCTGCTTGACGAGCCCGATTCCGGACTGGACATAGACGCTATAAAGGTAGTCGCCCAAAATATAAACGAGATATCAAAAGCTCAGAAAACCGGTTTGTTGGTAATAACCCACTACAGCAGGATACTAGATTACATGGAACCGCAGTTTGTTCACGTAATAAACGATGGCAAAATAGTTGCTGAAGGCGGAAAGGAGCTCGTGGCAAAACTGGAGAAAACCGGCTACGGGGAAATTGTGTGA